Proteins from a single region of Stutzerimonas stutzeri:
- a CDS encoding AAA family ATPase — MTEEYLRMADPARITQKITVTPEPLVGLSDLHPVAAAYQLRSQLTKLYLPTEFVVGLISELLVHSSLLFSDRYSNERSYAQHVYTPFESGVVPLCLTGLAGIGKSRALIAIRDYMPGPGTHFSNLMHGEIKNQSHLYASANAKDSARQVIEDLCISLDIEVSKQVNAAKLLSVCRRQASISRVTHIFIDEMQFFTKGNSTDSLAKLLLSVASIGIPTLYLCNFSLLHKLFTRNSEDRHRLLSQPKIMTPDLPDSRDWRLYILACDRALGGVFKGSNEVLVRAIYDFTFGIKRFVVELITLSYLIARSLNSERLTLDMFRQAYFSVEYTAFRQDVMLLNRQAIENKASRRDLWCPFELPPGYKTRAAEIATESRNRKFSMETLKSALSMSERKALNEHFPSKRAPIDSKQTLKSREAVSSDDAGLIDALNLYSEILSRPRRNIK, encoded by the coding sequence ATGACTGAAGAATATCTGCGGATGGCAGATCCCGCTAGGATAACTCAAAAAATCACTGTCACGCCTGAGCCTTTGGTTGGGCTCTCAGATCTGCACCCTGTGGCAGCTGCGTATCAATTGAGGAGTCAGCTCACCAAACTATATTTGCCTACAGAATTTGTAGTTGGCTTGATTAGTGAACTGCTAGTTCATTCATCACTGCTGTTCAGTGATCGCTACTCAAATGAGAGATCTTACGCTCAACATGTCTACACTCCCTTTGAGTCAGGCGTGGTTCCTTTGTGTTTAACGGGACTCGCTGGCATAGGTAAGTCAAGGGCGTTGATCGCTATCAGGGATTACATGCCGGGTCCCGGCACCCACTTTTCTAACCTAATGCATGGCGAAATTAAAAACCAGTCTCACTTGTATGCAAGCGCAAATGCGAAAGATAGCGCCCGACAAGTGATTGAAGATCTATGCATTTCGCTAGACATCGAGGTGTCGAAACAGGTCAACGCAGCGAAATTGCTTTCCGTGTGTCGTAGACAGGCCAGCATTTCACGTGTAACGCACATCTTTATAGATGAAATGCAGTTTTTTACTAAAGGTAATAGCACTGACAGTTTAGCTAAGCTTTTGCTTTCGGTGGCATCGATTGGTATCCCCACGCTATATCTATGTAACTTCAGCCTGCTACATAAATTATTTACGCGAAATAGTGAAGATAGGCACCGTCTCTTGTCGCAGCCTAAGATCATGACTCCGGATCTACCAGATAGTCGAGACTGGAGGCTTTATATACTTGCGTGTGACAGAGCTTTGGGTGGTGTCTTCAAAGGAAGTAATGAGGTATTGGTTAGGGCTATCTATGACTTCACATTTGGAATAAAGAGATTTGTAGTTGAGCTAATAACACTTTCATATTTGATAGCTCGAAGTCTTAATTCAGAGCGACTGACGCTAGATATGTTTAGACAAGCGTACTTCTCCGTTGAATATACCGCGTTCCGTCAAGATGTGATGTTGTTAAATCGTCAGGCGATAGAGAACAAGGCTTCTCGCAGAGATTTATGGTGTCCATTTGAGCTCCCGCCCGGATATAAAACAAGAGCGGCAGAGATTGCTACTGAGTCGAGGAACCGAAAATTCTCTATGGAGACTCTTAAAAGCGCCTTGAGCATGTCGGAGCGTAAGGCGCTTAATGAGCATTTTCCGTCTAAGCGTGCTCCAATTGACTCAAAGCAAACTTTGAAATCGAGGGAGGCCGTCAGTAGTGACGACGCCGGCCTAATTGATGCGCTAAATCTCTATAGTGAAATTTTAAGCCGGCCCCGGCGCAATATTAAATAA
- a CDS encoding biliverdin-producing heme oxygenase → MAELRARLRQATAPLHEQVDTAFSGFAFEHPGDYRQFLRAHCRVLSAAEISLENAGIAELLDDWPRRVRRHVLLADLAELGSNPPVALEVPELSDIACCWGVAYVLEGSRLGGRVLARRIRETNPTAPVRYLEHGDVARLWPTFLARLEHAASDCAWEPMLEAAEATFSLFADAAAMERNCEYG, encoded by the coding sequence ATGGCTGAGCTGCGCGCGCGGCTGAGGCAGGCGACAGCGCCGCTGCACGAGCAGGTCGATACCGCGTTCTCAGGTTTTGCCTTTGAGCATCCAGGTGACTACCGCCAATTCCTGCGTGCCCACTGCAGGGTTCTGAGCGCCGCTGAGATTTCGCTGGAGAACGCGGGCATCGCCGAGCTGCTCGACGACTGGCCAAGGCGAGTGCGCCGTCACGTTTTGCTGGCCGATCTGGCCGAACTTGGCAGCAATCCCCCTGTAGCTCTGGAAGTGCCGGAATTGAGCGACATTGCCTGCTGCTGGGGGGTCGCCTATGTGCTGGAAGGGTCGCGCTTGGGCGGGCGCGTGCTCGCACGTCGAATACGTGAGACCAACCCGACAGCCCCGGTTCGCTACCTCGAGCATGGGGACGTCGCCAGACTCTGGCCAACCTTCCTCGCTCGTCTCGAGCACGCTGCGTCCGACTGTGCCTGGGAGCCGATGCTGGAGGCAGCTGAAGCCACCTTCAGCCTTTTCGCCGACGCCGCTGCAATGGAACGCAACTGCGAGTACGGCTAA
- a CDS encoding DUF3617 domain-containing protein — MTNLLPPLAVFVFISLPLLPAHAQQILPGLWEFSSGDIQVDGQKMPGMDEMLAQMQNLPTEQRRMMEEMLAAQGVKLGGRGVQICLSKAQVEAGELPFQDDPTCTQEITERNDKLWKFRFECPDAKGQGETRFLSEKEFISTVESEYRQGAETGTSRIESHAKWVGEDCGTLKPAS, encoded by the coding sequence ATGACTAACCTGCTGCCGCCGCTGGCCGTTTTCGTCTTCATTTCGTTGCCGCTTTTGCCGGCCCATGCGCAACAGATCCTGCCCGGCCTTTGGGAGTTCAGCAGCGGCGATATCCAGGTCGATGGGCAGAAGATGCCGGGCATGGACGAGATGCTGGCGCAGATGCAGAACCTGCCGACTGAACAACGGCGGATGATGGAGGAAATGTTGGCTGCCCAGGGCGTAAAGCTTGGTGGCAGAGGCGTGCAGATTTGCTTGAGCAAAGCCCAGGTCGAAGCAGGCGAGCTACCGTTTCAGGACGATCCGACCTGCACCCAGGAAATTACCGAGCGCAATGACAAGCTGTGGAAATTCCGCTTCGAATGCCCCGATGCCAAAGGCCAGGGCGAAACGCGCTTTCTCAGCGAGAAGGAATTTATCAGCACCGTCGAGAGCGAATACCGCCAGGGGGCCGAGACCGGGACGTCGCGGATCGAGTCGCATGCAAAATGGGTTGGCGAGGACTGCGGGACACTAAAGCCAGCGAGCTAA
- a CDS encoding sigma-70 family RNA polymerase sigma factor: MATEGLVRQQMLHRLYADHHGWLNGWLRRQLGCNQRAADLAQDTFVRVMTKDADMGAIREPRAYLHTIAKGLLISHWRRRQIEQAYLDALALQPEPVAPSPESQALIVETLLQVDAMLAQLPAKARSAFLMSQLQGMTYSAIAVELGVSERMVKKYMAQAMLHCLLLVAED; encoded by the coding sequence ATGGCAACTGAAGGTTTGGTTCGACAGCAGATGCTGCATCGGCTCTATGCCGACCACCACGGCTGGCTAAACGGTTGGCTGCGGCGCCAGCTGGGTTGCAATCAGCGGGCTGCCGACCTCGCGCAGGATACTTTTGTGCGGGTGATGACCAAGGATGCGGACATGGGTGCGATCCGCGAGCCCAGAGCGTATTTGCACACCATCGCCAAGGGCCTGTTGATCAGCCACTGGCGCCGCCGACAGATCGAGCAGGCCTATCTCGACGCACTCGCCCTGCAACCCGAACCCGTTGCGCCGTCTCCGGAATCGCAGGCGTTGATCGTCGAAACCTTGTTGCAGGTCGATGCGATGCTGGCGCAGCTGCCGGCGAAGGCGCGCAGCGCTTTTCTCATGTCGCAGTTGCAGGGCATGACCTATTCGGCCATCGCCGTCGAACTCGGGGTGTCCGAGCGGATGGTGAAGAAGTACATGGCCCAGGCGATGTTGCATTGCCTGTTGCTGGTGGCGGAGGACTGA
- a CDS encoding DUF3301 domain-containing protein — MLTLGNLFLFMLLAAAGAWLWHSHGIRERALLAVRRHCKKLDVELLDGNVAFRKLTLQPDARGRRRLARLYGFEFTVTGEQRHPGTIVMYGAQVGRIELAAHPFEPADEPGGQVIQLDDWRRPRD; from the coding sequence ATGCTGACTCTGGGCAATCTCTTCCTGTTCATGCTGCTGGCTGCCGCGGGCGCTTGGCTCTGGCATTCCCATGGCATTCGCGAGCGCGCCTTGTTGGCGGTGCGGCGACACTGCAAGAAGCTGGATGTCGAACTCCTCGATGGCAACGTCGCCTTTCGAAAATTGACGCTGCAACCCGACGCCCGTGGCCGCCGCAGACTGGCGCGCCTGTATGGCTTCGAATTCACCGTTACCGGTGAGCAGCGTCACCCCGGCACCATCGTCATGTACGGCGCTCAGGTCGGCCGTATCGAGCTCGCGGCGCATCCCTTCGAGCCTGCCGACGAGCCGGGGGGCCAGGTGATCCAGCTGGACGACTGGCGTCGGCCGCGCGACTGA
- a CDS encoding response regulator, giving the protein MEALQRRAFDLILADFILPGFSGSQALQEALRLAPQTPFIFLSGVFGEEHAVNMMRSGAVDYVLKQNLGFLPKAVERALAEVNERRRRLQAEQALREVEVRARLAIDAARLGMWDYEPQNGTLIWDQRCRAMLGVGEQDPVDMPLFERLCHPEDRERIREEIARAIGGEDGGEFCTTYRVLFDDGSLRWMETRGQAFFEGDQCLRFVGVVMDITEQQLATQTLRQMNETLGERVQERTRERDRTWELSRDLLAVTHLDMMPVALNPIWEHAFDWPLEQLMQHPLTWLVHPDDLQATLEENARVGQGKVTNRFVNRMRHRDGSYRWLSWSVVADDGRIYSAARDITSEIAAVDKLAEANRELRAQIQERERVEATLQQMQRLEAVGQLTAGVAHDFNNLLTVILTSASFLQSDLEQGAPAERSLRRLQYIRESGERGATLTSQLLAFARRQQLTPAAIDLNDTLVSLLSLLKSTLGGSVSIETDTQANIWHALVDPTQIEMIILNLAINARDAMGDSGRLTLGTRNVVISEPALRAEDPSPGEYVVLSVTDTGTGMSEEVLSKAFEPFFTTKEVGKGSGLGLAQVFGFAKQSGGGACIESREGIGTTVKVFLPRTAAPQQVEPALALSSGTREDNSQHSILLVDDDHSVREVTALMLQDLGFAVTEAESGAHALQLLASDIEVDLLLADFAMPGMNGGELARAARVRHPELPVIFVTGYAELCELGLAGYSVIQKPFREEQLASKIHLALREGSLTDG; this is encoded by the coding sequence GTGGAAGCGTTGCAGCGACGCGCCTTCGACCTGATTCTGGCGGATTTCATCCTGCCTGGCTTCTCCGGTAGCCAGGCGTTGCAGGAAGCGTTGCGACTGGCGCCACAGACCCCCTTTATCTTCCTTTCCGGTGTATTCGGCGAGGAGCACGCGGTCAACATGATGCGCTCCGGCGCCGTCGACTACGTGCTCAAACAGAACCTCGGTTTTCTACCCAAGGCGGTGGAACGGGCACTGGCCGAAGTCAACGAACGGCGGCGCCGCCTGCAGGCCGAGCAGGCTTTGCGCGAGGTCGAAGTGCGCGCACGCCTGGCTATCGACGCGGCGCGACTGGGTATGTGGGATTACGAGCCGCAGAACGGCACGCTGATCTGGGACCAGCGCTGCCGCGCCATGCTCGGCGTCGGGGAACAGGACCCGGTGGACATGCCGCTGTTCGAACGGCTCTGCCACCCGGAAGACCGCGAGCGGATACGCGAGGAAATCGCCCGAGCCATCGGCGGCGAAGACGGCGGCGAGTTCTGCACAACCTATCGCGTGCTTTTCGATGACGGCAGCCTGCGCTGGATGGAAACCCGCGGCCAGGCGTTCTTCGAAGGCGACCAGTGCCTGCGCTTCGTTGGCGTGGTGATGGACATCACCGAGCAGCAGCTGGCGACCCAGACCCTGAGGCAGATGAACGAAACCCTGGGCGAGCGGGTACAGGAGCGCACCCGCGAACGTGACCGCACCTGGGAGTTGTCCCGCGACCTGCTCGCGGTCACTCATCTGGACATGATGCCGGTCGCGCTCAACCCGATCTGGGAGCATGCTTTCGACTGGCCGCTGGAACAGCTCATGCAGCACCCGCTTACCTGGTTGGTGCATCCCGACGATTTGCAGGCGACGCTTGAAGAAAATGCCCGCGTCGGCCAAGGCAAGGTCACCAACCGCTTCGTCAATCGCATGCGTCATCGCGACGGCAGTTACCGCTGGCTATCCTGGTCGGTGGTCGCCGATGACGGACGTATCTACTCCGCGGCGCGGGACATCACCAGCGAGATCGCCGCCGTCGACAAACTGGCCGAAGCCAACCGCGAGCTGCGCGCGCAGATCCAGGAACGCGAACGTGTCGAGGCTACGCTGCAGCAGATGCAGCGCCTCGAAGCCGTTGGCCAACTGACCGCTGGCGTCGCCCATGACTTCAACAACCTGCTGACGGTCATTCTGACCAGTGCCAGCTTTCTACAGAGCGACCTTGAGCAGGGCGCCCCAGCAGAGCGCAGCTTGCGGCGCTTGCAGTACATCCGCGAATCCGGCGAGCGCGGCGCGACGCTGACCAGCCAGTTGCTCGCCTTCGCCCGTCGCCAGCAGCTGACGCCAGCAGCGATCGACCTCAACGACACCCTGGTCAGCCTGCTCAGCCTGCTGAAAAGCACCCTAGGCGGTAGCGTCAGCATCGAGACCGATACCCAGGCCAATATCTGGCACGCGCTGGTGGACCCAACCCAGATCGAGATGATCATTCTCAACCTGGCAATCAATGCCCGTGACGCCATGGGTGACAGCGGACGCCTGACGCTGGGCACGCGCAACGTGGTGATCAGCGAACCGGCACTGCGCGCCGAAGATCCCAGCCCAGGCGAGTACGTGGTGCTTTCGGTAACCGATACCGGAACCGGCATGAGCGAGGAAGTGCTGAGCAAGGCATTCGAACCCTTCTTCACCACCAAGGAAGTCGGCAAGGGCTCGGGATTGGGCCTGGCGCAGGTCTTTGGCTTCGCCAAACAATCCGGTGGCGGTGCATGTATCGAAAGCCGCGAGGGCATCGGTACGACGGTCAAGGTGTTCCTGCCGCGCACCGCTGCACCACAGCAGGTGGAGCCGGCCCTGGCATTGAGCTCCGGTACGCGCGAAGACAACAGCCAGCACAGCATTCTGCTGGTGGACGACGATCACAGCGTGCGCGAGGTTACCGCGCTGATGCTGCAAGACCTCGGCTTCGCGGTGACAGAGGCGGAAAGCGGCGCCCATGCTTTGCAACTACTGGCGTCCGATATCGAAGTCGACCTGCTGCTGGCCGATTTCGCCATGCCAGGCATGAACGGCGGTGAGTTGGCCCGTGCCGCGCGTGTGCGTCACCCCGAGCTGCCAGTGATTTTCGTGACGGGCTACGCCGAGTTGTGCGAACTGGGCTTGGCTGGCTACTCGGTGATCCAGAAGCCGTTTCGTGAGGAACAGCTGGCGAGCAAGATCCATCTGGCACTCAGAGAAGGCAGCCTGACTGATGGCTGA
- a CDS encoding ATP-binding protein, producing MTTTEAQELLQAIDRCADEPIHIPGSIQPHGFLLVVSEPELRVQQASENVRHWLGIEAQSLLDRPLSTLLPTTRIEAGLASLTEGDQNPFHLSDVSIQLQGAPEHTFALLGHRHRGQLILEFERAANSGQAYDTLYPLMRTFVAQLQETRELEALCQLAVREVKRITGFGRVKAYRFDTEDNGVVLAEVADPGYPSYLGLCFPAADIPQQARRLYRENLIRVIQDANYQPSPLLPVLNPSSGAPLDLSFAALRSVSPVHLQYMRNMGTLASMSISIVIRDRLWGLISCHNAEPHPVSYQTRTACELLGRILSLQIEARESETLAQRKLELRHQIVHLLSAMADRDSVVEGFRHLPEVVLGFAGADGAAIISADKCETVGDTPDHEQILQLAQWLGERRDELVFHSDCISRDIPDMPELAEHCAGVMAISISRLHAHYLIWFRHEQIKTVNWAGQPEKRIDSESGALSPRHSFEQWQETLRGFAQPWDTVVIEGALELRNAVLGIVLRKAEEMAQLAGELRASNKELEAFSYSVSHDLRAPLRHIAGYTELLSEMESSQLSERGMRFLDNIADAARFAGTLVDNLLSFSQMGRSALRLSDVDLGALVASIREELAPDCQGRQIEWHLLPMPIVVADAAFIHMVLRNLIDNAVKYSRTREVAVIEVGAEQRAGEVVVYVRDNGVGFDMQYSNKLFGVFQRLHRMEEFEGTGIGLASVRRIIERHDGQVWAEGQLDKGATFYFSLPKLTYTSSLLDRDN from the coding sequence ATGACCACTACCGAAGCCCAGGAATTGCTCCAGGCCATCGACCGATGCGCCGACGAGCCAATCCATATCCCCGGTAGCATCCAGCCCCACGGTTTCCTGCTGGTGGTCAGCGAGCCGGAGCTGCGCGTGCAGCAGGCCAGCGAAAATGTCCGGCACTGGCTCGGAATCGAAGCACAGTCGCTGCTCGATCGCCCCCTGTCTACCCTGCTGCCCACAACGCGTATCGAAGCAGGCCTGGCGTCCCTGACTGAAGGTGACCAGAACCCCTTTCACTTGAGCGATGTGAGCATTCAACTGCAGGGCGCACCTGAGCACACCTTCGCCTTGCTGGGGCATCGCCATCGCGGTCAGCTGATCCTCGAATTCGAGCGCGCAGCGAACTCGGGGCAGGCCTACGACACGTTGTACCCACTGATGCGTACCTTCGTCGCACAGCTTCAGGAAACCCGCGAGCTCGAGGCGCTCTGTCAGCTGGCAGTTCGGGAAGTCAAACGCATCACCGGGTTTGGCCGGGTCAAAGCCTACCGCTTCGATACTGAAGATAACGGCGTGGTATTGGCCGAAGTGGCGGATCCCGGCTATCCGAGCTATCTGGGTCTGTGCTTTCCGGCAGCCGACATCCCGCAACAGGCACGGCGTCTGTACCGCGAGAATCTGATCCGGGTGATCCAGGACGCCAACTACCAGCCGTCCCCATTGCTGCCGGTGCTCAATCCGAGTTCCGGTGCACCCCTGGATCTGAGCTTCGCCGCGTTGCGCAGCGTGTCTCCAGTGCACCTGCAGTACATGCGCAACATGGGCACGCTGGCGTCGATGTCGATTTCCATCGTCATACGTGACCGGCTCTGGGGGCTGATCTCCTGTCATAACGCCGAACCGCATCCGGTCAGCTACCAGACCCGGACCGCCTGCGAGCTGCTCGGCCGCATCCTCTCGCTGCAGATCGAGGCACGGGAAAGCGAGACCCTCGCGCAGCGAAAGCTAGAGCTGCGCCATCAGATCGTGCATCTGCTTTCGGCCATGGCCGATCGCGACAGCGTGGTCGAGGGCTTTCGCCACCTTCCCGAAGTCGTCCTCGGCTTCGCCGGTGCCGATGGCGCGGCGATCATTTCTGCGGACAAGTGCGAGACCGTCGGAGATACCCCCGACCATGAACAGATCCTGCAGCTGGCTCAGTGGCTGGGCGAGCGGCGCGACGAGCTGGTGTTCCATAGCGACTGCATCAGCCGAGATATCCCGGACATGCCGGAGCTTGCCGAGCACTGCGCCGGGGTCATGGCCATCTCCATATCTCGCCTGCATGCGCACTACCTGATCTGGTTCCGCCACGAGCAGATCAAGACCGTCAACTGGGCCGGCCAGCCGGAAAAGCGCATAGACAGTGAAAGTGGTGCGCTCAGCCCGCGCCACAGCTTTGAACAATGGCAGGAAACTCTGCGCGGCTTCGCCCAGCCCTGGGACACCGTGGTGATCGAAGGCGCGCTGGAACTGCGCAACGCGGTGCTTGGCATCGTCCTGCGCAAAGCTGAAGAAATGGCCCAGCTGGCAGGCGAGCTGCGCGCCAGCAACAAAGAGCTGGAGGCCTTCTCCTATAGCGTGTCCCACGACCTGCGTGCACCGTTGCGACATATCGCCGGATACACCGAACTGCTCAGCGAGATGGAAAGCAGCCAGCTGAGCGAACGCGGAATGCGCTTTCTCGACAACATCGCCGACGCCGCACGCTTCGCCGGCACCCTCGTGGATAACCTGCTGAGCTTCTCGCAGATGGGCCGCTCGGCATTGCGCCTGTCGGATGTCGACCTCGGTGCGCTGGTTGCCTCGATCCGCGAGGAGCTGGCACCTGACTGCCAAGGCCGGCAGATCGAATGGCACTTGCTGCCGATGCCGATCGTCGTCGCCGATGCCGCCTTCATTCACATGGTGCTGCGCAACCTGATCGACAACGCGGTCAAGTACAGCCGCACCCGCGAGGTGGCCGTTATCGAAGTGGGCGCCGAGCAGCGCGCCGGCGAGGTGGTGGTCTACGTGCGTGACAATGGCGTCGGCTTCGACATGCAGTACTCGAACAAGCTGTTCGGCGTGTTCCAGCGTTTGCATCGCATGGAGGAATTCGAAGGCACCGGGATCGGCCTGGCGAGCGTGCGGCGCATCATCGAGCGCCACGATGGTCAGGTCTGGGCCGAAGGCCAGCTGGACAAGGGCGCCACATTCTACTTTTCACTCCCAAAATTGACCTATACGTCGTCCCTCCTGGACCGAGACAACTGA
- a CDS encoding SMI1/KNR4 family protein translates to MEEVIEQLRELNEPVPVPLELPGDDLLVEIEEQLLINLPFGLREFLLEVSDVVYGRLEPVTATDPQSHTYLPEVAANAWDAGVPRDLIPICQDGRNYYVVDLDGEVTLWDGDECELTEETWESVWHWARDVWLES, encoded by the coding sequence GTGGAAGAAGTCATTGAACAGCTGCGTGAACTCAACGAGCCGGTGCCGGTGCCGCTGGAGCTGCCGGGCGACGATCTGCTGGTGGAGATCGAAGAGCAGCTGTTGATCAATCTGCCGTTCGGCTTGCGTGAGTTCTTGCTTGAGGTCAGCGACGTGGTTTATGGGCGTCTGGAGCCTGTCACCGCCACCGATCCGCAGTCGCACACCTACCTGCCGGAAGTTGCCGCCAATGCCTGGGATGCCGGCGTGCCGCGCGATCTGATCCCGATCTGCCAGGACGGCCGCAATTACTACGTCGTCGATCTGGACGGGGAGGTCACGCTGTGGGACGGCGACGAGTGCGAACTGACTGAGGAGACCTGGGAGTCGGTCTGGCACTGGGCCCGCGACGTCTGGCTGGAGAGCTGA
- a CDS encoding CobW family GTP-binding protein has protein sequence MRTIAAMLEHIPTHVIGGPLGAGKTSLIRHLLDQKPASERWAVLINEFGQIGLDAALLTTEADGISLAEIPGGCLCCVNGVPFQIGLARLLRQAKPDRLLIEPSGLGHPAELLRQLRQPPWQTVLAVQPIVLVLDAEALSRSQPLPDSQRQALAAAGLLLMNKSETLDDCARADVATQLPRQPLFWTTQGQLPLDRLPGVDSRASEQPRATALPSGPASLPQVWLDPRKPICQVQATSENWSIGWRWHPSQRFDLEKLEQRLAQWPWRRAKLVVNGGAGWQSANALDGEPIAFKPSEWRRDSRLELIFSTAQPQTELDQDMQGCLIED, from the coding sequence ATGCGCACCATAGCCGCCATGCTCGAACATATCCCAACCCATGTCATCGGCGGCCCGCTCGGCGCCGGCAAAACCAGCCTGATTCGCCATCTGCTCGATCAGAAGCCCGCCAGTGAGCGCTGGGCCGTGCTGATCAACGAGTTCGGCCAGATCGGCCTGGACGCCGCGCTGCTGACGACCGAAGCAGACGGTATCAGCCTGGCGGAGATTCCAGGCGGCTGCCTGTGCTGCGTCAACGGGGTGCCATTTCAGATTGGCCTGGCGCGACTGCTGCGGCAGGCAAAGCCGGATCGGTTGCTGATCGAGCCGTCCGGCCTGGGCCACCCAGCCGAATTGCTGCGCCAGCTCCGCCAACCGCCGTGGCAGACGGTGCTGGCTGTCCAGCCTATCGTGCTGGTGCTGGATGCCGAAGCGCTGAGCCGCAGCCAGCCACTACCCGATAGCCAGCGACAGGCGCTGGCAGCGGCCGGACTATTGCTGATGAACAAGAGCGAAACACTCGATGATTGCGCCCGAGCTGATGTTGCCACGCAGCTACCGCGCCAGCCGCTGTTTTGGACAACCCAAGGGCAGTTGCCCCTCGACCGCCTGCCCGGCGTCGACTCACGGGCCAGCGAGCAACCGCGTGCGACCGCCCTGCCCTCGGGGCCGGCCAGCCTGCCGCAGGTATGGCTCGACCCGCGCAAGCCAATCTGCCAGGTGCAGGCGACATCGGAGAACTGGAGCATCGGCTGGCGCTGGCACCCGAGCCAGCGCTTCGATCTCGAAAAACTAGAGCAACGCTTGGCTCAATGGCCGTGGCGCCGCGCCAAACTGGTCGTCAATGGCGGTGCGGGCTGGCAGTCGGCCAATGCGCTGGATGGTGAGCCGATCGCCTTCAAGCCCAGCGAGTGGCGACGCGATTCACGGCTGGAGCTGATCTTCAGCACCGCTCAGCCGCAGACCGAGCTGGATCAGGACATGCAGGGCTGTCTTATCGAAGATTGA